A genomic stretch from Thauera sp. GDN1 includes:
- a CDS encoding NAD(P)-dependent alcohol dehydrogenase encodes MTAMMKATVFVAPGRIELVDKPIPQVGPNDALIRITTTTICGTDVHILKGEYPVVPGLTIGHEPVGVIEKLGSAVQGYREGQRVVAGAICPNFNSYAAQDGAASQDGSYLIPSGQCGGHGYKATAGWRFGNLIDGTQAEYVLVPDAQANLAPIPDGLTDEQVLMCPDIMSTGFKGAENANIRLGDTVVVFAQGPIGLCATAGARLMGATMVIAVDGNDHRLGISKVMGADVTLNFRNCDVVSEVMKLTGGRGADSAIEALGTQATFEQALRVLKPGGTLSSLGVYSSDLTIPLSAFAAGLGDHRINTALCPGGKERMRRLMNVVASNRVDLGVLVTHTYKLDDIVAAYELFANQRDGVLKVAIKPN; translated from the coding sequence ATGACCGCCATGATGAAAGCGACCGTCTTCGTCGCCCCCGGCCGTATCGAACTGGTCGACAAGCCGATTCCCCAAGTCGGCCCCAACGACGCCCTGATCCGCATCACCACGACCACGATCTGCGGCACCGACGTCCACATCCTGAAGGGCGAATACCCGGTCGTGCCGGGCCTCACCATCGGCCACGAGCCGGTCGGCGTGATCGAGAAGCTCGGCAGCGCGGTGCAGGGCTACCGCGAAGGTCAGCGCGTCGTCGCCGGCGCGATCTGCCCCAACTTCAACTCCTATGCCGCGCAGGACGGCGCCGCCTCGCAGGACGGCAGCTACCTGATCCCGTCCGGACAGTGCGGCGGCCACGGCTACAAGGCCACCGCCGGCTGGCGCTTCGGCAACCTGATCGACGGCACCCAGGCCGAATACGTGCTGGTGCCCGACGCGCAAGCCAACCTCGCGCCGATTCCCGACGGCCTCACCGACGAGCAGGTGCTGATGTGCCCGGACATCATGTCCACCGGCTTCAAGGGCGCCGAGAACGCCAACATCAGGCTCGGCGACACGGTGGTGGTGTTCGCCCAGGGGCCGATCGGCCTGTGCGCCACCGCCGGCGCGCGGCTGATGGGCGCGACCATGGTGATCGCGGTCGACGGCAACGACCACCGCCTCGGCATCTCGAAGGTGATGGGCGCCGACGTGACGCTGAACTTCCGCAACTGCGACGTGGTGAGCGAGGTCATGAAGCTCACCGGCGGGCGCGGCGCCGACTCCGCGATCGAGGCCCTGGGCACCCAGGCCACCTTCGAACAGGCGCTGCGCGTGCTCAAGCCCGGCGGCACGCTGTCCAGCCTCGGGGTGTATTCGAGCGACCTGACGATCCCGCTGTCGGCCTTCGCCGCCGGCCTCGGCGACCACCGCATCAACACCGCGCTGTGCCCCGGCGGCAAGGAACGCATGCGCCGGCTGATGAACGTGGTCGCGTCCAACCGCGTCGACCTGGGCGTGCTGGTGACCCACACCTACAAGCTCGACGACATCGTCGCCGCCTACGAGCTGTTCGCCAACCAGCGCGACGGCGTGCTGAAGGTGGCGATCAAGCCGAACTGA
- a CDS encoding DEAD/DEAH box helicase, with protein MPMTPLDRFTQDDLIAQLGMETVAKGLGYLSRVSALSSDGGAVSALVKGRQRTPYDVSAEVIEKGGRAALVNTCTCPMGYDCKHVAAMMLSWLQRRLRPDRPREQVLAWVAGFRDTVSALSAEGGPKRRTSTNVHALRYVIEADAYGGDYHVACYKVRLDQQGEVRQKERWSNIERALQVPPAFVDETDLDILRLLWAHRPRGRAIADAPLPLDGKNSVELMNALLASERLHVDDLAGPPLHAGNPRPGAPDWTLTADGLRAPVLKLEPPAERILPLLPPWYVDSARAEAGPITLEVPAELVQRLLWLPPLTQAESELVSETLAEVAPALPQPTQRGEPPVEIGGSPVPVLRLDTRPVHQARFRGYAAYGTYEFDFAVLAFRYGPVTVDAEDGRLFHPLPDGRSARVGRDEAAERAAAQRLAAAGFGRVPPGAVQTAFGPLPQGAMGLASEAAWPAFMADTLPALRAEDWVVEFPADFRHHAIDIDHLMLDIDEHEDGWLGLSPGIEVDGRALPLAPLLAGLFAHDPRWLSGRLDDIADNEAVILEDETLGRLRIGAARIKPLVRALVDLFDRPDHDWRLSRLDATRLADLDLPGRGVERVAEIAARLRNAEGIEAVATPPGFRAELRPYQLEGLAWLQHLVRHDLAGILADDMGLGKTAQTLAHLLAEKQAGRLDQPALVILPTSLVFNWQAEAERFAPDLKVLNLHGSDRHARFDELHAGDAGGEKIDIALTTYPLLWRDAEQLQAREWSLLILDEAQTVKNAASKGAQVIRQLKARHRLGLTGTPLENHLGELWAQFDFLLPGFLGTHKHFTQTWRTPIERHGDTVRRDLLAARLRPFILRRRKEDVATELPPKTIIVRSVGLEGGQRDLYETVRAAMDEKVRAEIAGKGFARSQIVILDALLKLRQVCCDPRLLKSPAAARVKERAKLDLLMDMLPELIDEGRRILVFSQFTTMLGLIATELDKAKIGWVALTGDTRDRRIPVEDFQKGRVPVFLISLKAGGVGLNLTAADTVIHYDPWWNPAAENQATDRAHRIGQDKPVFVFKLVCAGSIEEKILALQEKKAALAESVLSEDADALAKFGEADIAALLAPLPAPGR; from the coding sequence ATGCCCATGACCCCGCTCGACCGCTTCACCCAGGATGACCTGATCGCCCAGCTCGGCATGGAGACCGTGGCCAAGGGGCTGGGCTATCTGAGCCGGGTGAGTGCGCTGTCGAGCGATGGCGGTGCGGTGTCCGCGCTGGTCAAGGGACGGCAGAGAACGCCGTACGACGTCTCTGCCGAGGTGATCGAGAAGGGCGGGCGAGCGGCCCTGGTCAACACCTGCACCTGCCCGATGGGCTACGACTGCAAGCATGTCGCGGCGATGATGCTGTCGTGGCTGCAGCGCCGCCTGCGCCCGGATCGCCCGCGCGAGCAGGTGCTGGCCTGGGTCGCGGGGTTCCGCGACACCGTCAGCGCGCTGTCCGCGGAGGGCGGCCCGAAGCGCAGGACCAGCACGAATGTCCACGCCCTGCGCTACGTGATCGAGGCCGATGCCTACGGCGGCGACTACCATGTCGCCTGCTACAAGGTGCGGCTCGACCAGCAGGGCGAGGTCCGCCAGAAGGAACGCTGGAGCAACATCGAGCGTGCGCTGCAGGTACCCCCCGCCTTCGTCGACGAAACCGACCTCGACATCCTGCGCCTGCTGTGGGCCCATCGTCCGCGCGGCCGGGCCATCGCCGATGCGCCCCTGCCGCTGGACGGCAAGAACAGCGTCGAACTGATGAACGCACTGCTCGCCAGCGAGCGGCTGCATGTCGACGACCTCGCCGGCCCGCCGCTGCACGCGGGCAACCCGCGTCCGGGCGCCCCCGACTGGACGCTGACCGCCGACGGCCTGCGCGCACCGGTGCTGAAGCTCGAGCCCCCCGCCGAGCGCATCCTGCCCCTGCTGCCCCCCTGGTACGTGGACAGCGCACGCGCCGAGGCCGGCCCGATCACGCTCGAAGTCCCCGCAGAACTGGTGCAGCGCCTGCTGTGGCTGCCGCCGCTGACCCAGGCCGAATCCGAACTGGTCTCCGAAACCCTGGCCGAGGTCGCCCCTGCCTTGCCGCAGCCCACCCAGCGCGGCGAGCCGCCGGTGGAGATCGGCGGCTCGCCGGTACCGGTGCTGCGCCTGGATACCCGGCCGGTCCATCAGGCGCGTTTTCGCGGCTACGCCGCCTACGGCACCTACGAATTCGACTTCGCCGTGCTCGCCTTCCGCTACGGCCCGGTCACCGTGGATGCCGAGGACGGGCGTCTGTTCCATCCGCTACCCGACGGCCGCAGCGCCCGGGTCGGCCGCGACGAGGCTGCCGAACGTGCCGCCGCGCAGCGCCTGGCCGCCGCCGGCTTCGGTCGCGTGCCGCCGGGGGCGGTGCAGACCGCCTTTGGCCCCCTGCCCCAGGGCGCCATGGGATTGGCGAGCGAGGCAGCCTGGCCCGCCTTCATGGCCGACACCCTGCCGGCGCTGCGTGCGGAGGACTGGGTGGTGGAGTTTCCCGCCGATTTCCGCCACCACGCGATCGACATCGACCACCTGATGCTCGACATCGACGAGCACGAGGACGGCTGGCTGGGCCTGTCGCCCGGCATCGAGGTCGACGGCAGGGCCTTGCCGCTGGCCCCGCTGCTGGCCGGCCTGTTCGCGCACGATCCGCGCTGGCTCTCCGGCCGGCTCGACGACATCGCCGACAACGAGGCGGTGATCCTGGAGGACGAGACCCTCGGCCGCCTGCGCATCGGCGCGGCGCGCATCAAACCCCTGGTGCGCGCGCTCGTGGACCTGTTCGACCGCCCCGACCACGACTGGCGGCTGTCGAGGCTCGACGCCACCCGCCTGGCCGATCTCGACCTGCCCGGCCGCGGCGTCGAGCGCGTCGCCGAGATCGCCGCCCGCCTGCGCAATGCGGAAGGCATCGAGGCGGTCGCCACGCCGCCCGGCTTCCGCGCCGAACTGCGCCCCTACCAGCTCGAAGGCCTGGCCTGGCTGCAGCATCTGGTGCGCCACGACCTCGCCGGCATCCTCGCCGACGACATGGGCCTGGGCAAGACCGCGCAGACGCTGGCCCACCTGCTCGCCGAGAAGCAGGCCGGCCGGCTCGACCAGCCCGCGCTGGTGATCCTGCCCACCTCGCTGGTGTTCAACTGGCAGGCCGAGGCCGAGCGGTTCGCGCCCGACCTGAAGGTGCTGAACCTGCACGGCTCCGACCGCCACGCCCGCTTCGACGAGCTGCACGCAGGCGACGCCGGGGGCGAGAAGATCGATATCGCGCTCACCACCTACCCGCTGCTGTGGCGCGACGCTGAGCAACTGCAGGCGCGCGAGTGGAGCCTGCTGATCCTGGACGAGGCGCAGACGGTCAAGAACGCCGCAAGCAAGGGCGCGCAGGTGATCCGCCAGCTCAAGGCCCGCCACCGCCTGGGCCTCACCGGTACGCCGCTGGAGAACCACCTCGGCGAGCTGTGGGCGCAGTTCGACTTCCTGCTGCCGGGTTTCCTCGGCACGCACAAGCACTTCACCCAGACCTGGCGCACGCCGATCGAAAGGCATGGCGACACGGTGCGCCGCGACCTGCTCGCCGCCCGCCTGCGCCCCTTCATCCTGCGCCGCCGCAAGGAGGACGTCGCCACCGAGCTGCCGCCCAAGACCATCATCGTGCGCAGCGTCGGCCTCGAGGGCGGCCAGCGCGACCTCTACGAGACGGTGCGCGCGGCGATGGACGAGAAGGTGCGCGCCGAGATCGCCGGCAAGGGCTTCGCGCGCAGCCAGATCGTGATCCTGGATGCGCTGCTCAAGCTGCGCCAGGTGTGCTGCGACCCGCGCCTGCTCAAGTCGCCGGCGGCCGCGCGCGTCAAGGAGCGCGCCAAGCTCGACCTGCTGATGGACATGCTGCCGGAGCTGATCGACGAGGGCCGGCGCATCCTGGTGTTCTCGCAGTTCACCACCATGCTCGGCCTGATCGCGACCGAGCTGGACAAGGCCAAGATCGGCTGGGTGGCGCTGACCGGCGACACCCGCGACCGCCGCATCCCGGTGGAAGACTTCCAGAAGGGGCGCGTGCCGGTGTTCCTGATCAGCCTGAAGGCCGGCGGCGTGGGCCTCAACCTGACCGCCGCCGACACCGTGATCCACTACGACCCGTGGTGGAACCCCGCGGCCGAGAACCAGGCCACCGACCGCGCCCACCGCATCGGCCAGGACAAGCCGGTGTTCGTGTTCAAGCTGGTGTGCGCGGGAAGCATCGAGGAGAAGATCCTCGCCCTGCAGGAGAAGAAGGCGGCGCTCGCCGAGAGCGTGCTGTCCGAGGACGCCGACGCGCTTGCCAAGTTCGGCGAGGCCGACATCGCGGCGCTGCTGGCGCCGCTGCCGGCTCCCGGGCGGTGA
- the crcB gene encoding fluoride efflux transporter CrcB: MNLAAFAAVGVGAACGAWLRWGLGIWLNPVFALVPLGTLVANLLGGLLMGVALAAIQAWPTLQPAMKLLLTTGLLGGLTTFSTFSAEAFHLLQRGAVGWLGAHVLLHVAGSLFMTWAGFALFNALRS; the protein is encoded by the coding sequence ATGAATCTCGCCGCATTCGCAGCCGTGGGCGTGGGCGCGGCCTGCGGCGCCTGGCTGCGCTGGGGGCTGGGCATCTGGCTCAACCCGGTGTTCGCGCTCGTGCCGCTCGGCACGCTGGTCGCGAACCTGCTCGGCGGGCTGCTGATGGGGGTGGCGCTGGCGGCGATCCAGGCCTGGCCGACGCTGCAGCCGGCGATGAAGCTGCTGCTCACCACCGGCCTGCTCGGTGGGCTGACCACCTTCTCGACCTTCTCGGCCGAGGCCTTCCACCTCCTGCAGCGCGGCGCGGTCGGCTGGCTGGGCGCGCACGTCCTGCTGCATGTCGCGGGTTCGCTGTTCATGACCTGGGCCGGATTCGCCCTGTTCAACGCCCTGCGCAGCTGA
- a CDS encoding glutamine--tRNA ligase/YqeY domain fusion protein: MKPEKTSAAEAPAAGTPLASNFIRNIIDEDIRTAKWGGRVETRFPPEPNGYLHYGHAKSICLNFGLAESYGGVCHMRFDDTNPEKEEQEYVDAILEAVKWLGFEWGEHLYFASDYFDRMHDCAVSLIKAGKAYVDSQSAEEMRANRGTLTEPGKNSPWRERSVAENLELFARMRAGEFAEGTHILRAKIDMASPNINLRDPAIYRIRHATHHRTGDAWCIYPMYTFAHPIEDAIENITHSVCTLEFEDQRPFYDWLLDALATEGQFPRPLPQQIEFARLNLTYVVLSKRKLIQLVNEGQVDGWDDPRLPTLVGARRRGFTAAGFRRFAERIGVSKADSWIDMSVLEECMRDDLNEAAERRVAVLDPLKLVITNYAEGASELCQAPNHPLKPELGKRDMPFSRELWIEREDFMEEPVKGFHRLYPGNMVRLRYGFVVKCTGCEKDADGNITAVLAEYMPDSKSGTPGADNYKVKGNLHWVSVAHGYEAEVRIYDRLFAHPHPGQRREGDAPDAERDFLDDINPDSKRTITAYLEPALKDARAEDRFQFERHGYFVADRVDSRPGAPVFNRTVTLKDSWAKGGK, translated from the coding sequence ATGAAACCCGAAAAGACCTCTGCCGCCGAAGCCCCCGCCGCTGGAACCCCCCTCGCCTCCAACTTCATCCGCAACATCATCGACGAGGACATCCGCACGGCGAAATGGGGCGGCCGCGTCGAGACGCGCTTCCCGCCCGAGCCCAACGGCTACCTGCACTACGGCCACGCCAAGTCGATCTGCCTGAACTTCGGCCTGGCCGAATCCTACGGCGGCGTCTGCCACATGCGCTTCGACGACACCAACCCGGAGAAGGAAGAGCAGGAATACGTCGACGCCATCCTCGAGGCGGTGAAGTGGCTCGGCTTCGAGTGGGGCGAGCACCTGTACTTCGCCTCGGACTACTTCGACCGCATGCACGACTGCGCGGTGAGCCTGATCAAGGCCGGCAAGGCCTATGTCGACTCGCAGTCGGCCGAGGAAATGCGCGCCAACCGCGGCACGCTGACCGAGCCGGGCAAGAACAGCCCCTGGCGCGAGCGCAGCGTCGCGGAGAACCTCGAACTCTTCGCCCGCATGCGTGCCGGCGAGTTCGCCGAGGGCACGCACATCCTGCGCGCCAAGATCGACATGGCGAGCCCCAACATCAACCTGCGCGACCCGGCGATCTACCGCATCCGCCACGCCACCCACCATCGCACGGGCGACGCGTGGTGCATCTACCCGATGTACACCTTCGCCCACCCGATCGAGGACGCGATCGAGAACATCACCCATTCGGTGTGCACGCTCGAGTTCGAGGACCAGCGCCCGTTCTACGACTGGCTGCTCGACGCGCTCGCCACCGAGGGGCAGTTCCCGCGCCCGCTGCCGCAGCAGATCGAGTTCGCGCGCCTCAACCTGACCTACGTCGTGCTCTCCAAGCGCAAGCTGATCCAGCTCGTCAACGAAGGTCAAGTCGACGGCTGGGACGACCCGCGCCTGCCCACGCTGGTCGGCGCCCGCCGCCGCGGCTTCACCGCCGCTGGCTTCCGCCGCTTCGCCGAGCGCATCGGCGTGTCCAAGGCCGACTCGTGGATCGACATGAGCGTGCTGGAAGAGTGCATGCGCGACGACCTCAACGAGGCCGCCGAGCGCCGCGTGGCGGTGCTCGATCCGCTGAAGCTGGTCATCACCAACTACGCCGAGGGCGCCTCCGAGCTGTGCCAGGCGCCCAACCATCCGCTCAAGCCCGAGCTCGGCAAGCGCGACATGCCGTTCTCGCGCGAACTGTGGATCGAGCGCGAGGACTTCATGGAGGAGCCGGTCAAGGGCTTCCACCGCTTGTATCCGGGCAACATGGTGCGCCTGCGCTACGGCTTCGTGGTCAAGTGCACCGGCTGCGAGAAGGACGCCGACGGCAACATCACCGCGGTGCTCGCCGAGTACATGCCCGACTCCAAGTCCGGCACCCCCGGCGCCGACAACTACAAGGTCAAGGGCAACCTGCACTGGGTGTCGGTGGCGCACGGCTACGAGGCCGAGGTGCGCATCTACGACCGCCTGTTCGCCCACCCCCACCCCGGCCAGCGCCGCGAGGGCGACGCGCCGGACGCCGAGCGCGATTTCCTCGACGACATCAACCCGGACAGCAAGCGCACCATCACCGCCTACCTGGAGCCGGCCCTGAAGGACGCCCGGGCGGAGGACCGCTTCCAGTTCGAGCGCCACGGCTACTTCGTCGCCGACCGCGTCGACTCGCGGCCCGGCGCGCCGGTGTTCAACCGCACGGTCACGCTGAAGGATTCGTGGGCCAAGGGCGGGAAGTGA
- a CDS encoding OmpA family protein, with protein MKKIIITLSAVSLAMGGLSGCANMTETQRDTGMGAGIGAIAGGLIGAATAGGNKGKSAATGAAVGAALGAAGGYLWSQNMQKQKAEMEQATAGTGIGVSQTADNQLKVDIPSDISFDVGRYDIKPNMRPVLDRLATTLNQHPVTTVTIIGHTDSTGSDAVNDPLSINRAAATRDYLVMRGVSAQRIAIDGRGSRQPIADNSTASGRAMNRRVEIFVAEAAR; from the coding sequence ATGAAAAAGATCATCATCACCCTGTCCGCAGTTTCCCTCGCCATGGGCGGCCTGTCCGGCTGCGCCAACATGACCGAAACCCAGCGCGACACCGGCATGGGGGCAGGTATCGGAGCGATTGCCGGCGGCCTGATCGGCGCGGCAACGGCCGGCGGCAACAAGGGCAAGAGTGCCGCCACCGGCGCTGCCGTGGGCGCTGCGCTCGGCGCCGCGGGTGGTTACCTGTGGTCGCAGAACATGCAGAAGCAGAAGGCCGAGATGGAGCAGGCCACCGCCGGTACCGGCATCGGCGTCAGCCAGACCGCCGACAACCAGCTCAAGGTCGACATCCCGTCCGACATCTCCTTCGATGTGGGTCGCTACGACATCAAGCCGAACATGCGCCCGGTGCTCGACCGCCTGGCCACCACGCTGAACCAGCACCCGGTGACCACCGTGACCATCATCGGCCATACCGACAGCACCGGCTCAGACGCGGTGAACGACCCCCTGTCGATCAATCGTGCGGCCGCCACCCGCGACTATCTGGTGATGCGTGGCGTGTCCGCCCAGCGCATTGCGATCGACGGTCGCGGCTCGCGCCAGCCGATCGCCGACAACTCGACCGCGTCCGGTCGCGCCATGAACCGTCGCGTCGAGATCTTCGTCGCCGAAGCGGCACGATAA
- the thiC gene encoding phosphomethylpyrimidine synthase ThiC has product MNANEKFIAAEAHVDEAAIAPLPNSRKIYVEGSRPDLRVPMREITQSDTPASFGAEKNPPIFVYDCSGPYTDPAAKIDIRSGLPALRQRWIEERGDTEVLPGLSSEFGRQRTADKTLDELRFPGLHRAPRRAKPGMNVTQMHYARRGIITPEMEYIAIRENLNREQYIASLRASGGLKGQKMADMMLRQHPGQNFGASLPATITPEFVRDEVARGRAIIPNNINHPESEPMIIGRNFLTKINANIGNSAVTSSIAEEVDKMTWSIRWGGDTVMDLSTGKNIHETREWIIRNSPVPIGTVPIYQALEKVNGRAEDLTWEIFRDTLIEQAEQGVDYFTIHAGVLLRYVPLTANRMTGIVSRGGSIMAKWCLAHHKESFLYTHFEDICEIMKAYDVAFSLGDGLRPGSIYDANDEAQLGELKILGELTDIAWRHDVQVMIEGPGHVPLHLIKENMDLQLEWCKEAPFYTLGPLTTDIAPGYDHITSGIGAATIGWYGTAMLCYVTPKEHLGLPNKQDVKEGIITYKLAAHAADLAKGHPGAQIRDNALSKARFEFRWEDQFNLGLDPDKAKEFHDETLPKDSAKVAHFCSMCGPHFCSMKITQDVRDFAAQQGIDEQAALEKGMEVKSIEFVKSGAEVYRNV; this is encoded by the coding sequence ATGAACGCCAACGAGAAATTCATCGCCGCCGAGGCGCACGTCGACGAGGCCGCGATCGCCCCGCTGCCCAACTCGCGCAAGATCTACGTCGAGGGCTCACGCCCCGACCTGCGCGTGCCGATGCGCGAGATCACGCAAAGCGACACCCCGGCCTCCTTCGGCGCCGAGAAGAACCCGCCGATCTTCGTCTACGACTGTTCCGGCCCCTACACCGACCCGGCGGCGAAGATCGACATCCGCTCGGGCCTGCCCGCGCTGCGCCAGCGCTGGATCGAGGAGCGCGGCGACACCGAGGTGCTGCCCGGGCTGTCCTCCGAATTCGGCCGCCAGCGCACCGCCGACAAGACCCTGGACGAGCTGCGCTTCCCCGGCCTGCACCGCGCCCCGCGCCGCGCCAAGCCGGGCATGAACGTGACCCAGATGCACTACGCCCGGCGCGGCATCATCACCCCCGAGATGGAATACATCGCCATCCGCGAGAACCTCAACCGCGAGCAGTACATCGCCTCGCTGCGCGCCAGCGGGGGCCTCAAGGGCCAGAAGATGGCCGACATGATGCTGCGCCAGCATCCGGGGCAGAACTTCGGCGCCAGCCTGCCGGCGACGATCACCCCCGAGTTCGTGCGCGACGAGGTCGCCCGCGGGCGCGCCATCATCCCCAACAACATCAACCACCCCGAGTCCGAGCCGATGATCATCGGCCGCAACTTCCTCACCAAGATCAACGCCAACATCGGCAACTCGGCGGTCACCTCCAGCATCGCCGAGGAAGTCGACAAGATGACCTGGTCGATCCGCTGGGGCGGCGACACGGTGATGGATCTCTCCACCGGCAAGAACATCCACGAGACCCGCGAGTGGATCATCCGCAACTCGCCGGTGCCGATCGGCACGGTGCCGATCTACCAGGCCCTGGAGAAGGTCAACGGCCGTGCCGAGGACCTGACCTGGGAAATCTTCCGCGACACCCTGATCGAGCAGGCCGAGCAGGGCGTGGACTACTTCACCATCCACGCCGGCGTGCTGCTGCGCTACGTGCCGCTGACCGCCAACCGCATGACCGGCATCGTCTCGCGCGGCGGCTCGATCATGGCCAAGTGGTGCCTGGCGCATCACAAGGAGAGCTTCCTCTACACCCACTTCGAGGACATCTGCGAGATCATGAAGGCCTACGACGTGGCCTTCAGCCTGGGCGACGGCCTGCGCCCGGGCTCGATCTACGACGCCAACGACGAGGCGCAGCTGGGCGAACTCAAGATCCTGGGCGAGCTCACCGACATCGCCTGGCGCCACGACGTGCAGGTCATGATCGAGGGCCCCGGCCACGTGCCGCTGCACCTGATCAAGGAGAACATGGACCTGCAGCTCGAGTGGTGCAAGGAGGCGCCCTTCTACACCCTGGGGCCGCTCACCACCGACATCGCCCCGGGCTACGACCACATCACCAGCGGCATCGGCGCGGCCACCATCGGCTGGTACGGCACCGCGATGCTGTGCTACGTGACGCCCAAGGAGCACCTGGGCCTGCCCAACAAGCAGGACGTCAAGGAAGGCATCATCACCTACAAGCTCGCCGCGCACGCCGCCGATCTGGCCAAGGGCCACCCGGGCGCGCAGATCCGCGACAACGCGCTCTCCAAGGCGCGCTTCGAGTTCCGCTGGGAAGACCAGTTCAACCTCGGCCTCGACCCGGACAAGGCGAAGGAATTCCACGACGAGACCCTGCCCAAGGACTCGGCCAAGGTGGCGCACTTCTGCTCGATGTGCGGCCCGCACTTCTGCTCGATGAAGATCACCCAGGACGTGCGCGACTTCGCCGCGCAGCAGGGCATCGACGAGCAGGCCGCGCTCGAGAAGGGCATGGAGGTGAAGTCGATCGAGTTCGTGAAGAGCGGGGCCGAGGTCTATCGCAACGTCTGA